In Thalassospira sp. ER-Se-21-Dark, the genomic stretch TCGCCCTGCTTGAGGCGGACGTGGCACTTCCGGTCGTTAAAACCTTTATCTCCAACGCCACCGAACGTGCAGTTGGTGCCGATGTTCTGCGCTCGGTCACCCCGGGCCAGATGGTCGTCAAGATCGTCCATGACGAACTGAAAAACATGCTGGGCGAAGGCGAGGAAATCAATCTCGCTTCCACCCCGCCGGTTCCGATCCTGATGGTCGGTCTGCAGGGTTCGGGTAAAACCACCAGTTCCGCCAAGATCGCGCTGAACCTGACCAAAAAGCGCAACAAGAAAGTCCTTCTGGCATCGCTTGATATCTATCGTCCGGCCGCCCAGCAGCAGCTGAAAGTGCTGGCCGACGATAACGGTCTTGGCATTCTGCCGATCGTCATGGGCGAAAAACCGGTTTCGATTGCCAAACGCGCGATGGATACCGGCCGCAAGGAAGGCTATGACGCGGTCATCCTTGATACCGCCGGTCGTCTGCATATCGACATGGAACTGATGAGCGAAGTCGCCCAGATCCGTGATGCGGTCAACCCGGTCGAGACTCTTCTGGTCACCGATGCGATGACCGGTCAGGACTCGGTAAACGTTGCCAAGGAATTTGCCGACAAGGTCGGCATCACCGGTATCGTTCTGACCCGTGTGGATGGTGATGCCCGTGGTGGTGCCGCCCTTTCGATGCGTCAGATCACCGGCTGCCCGATCAAGATGATCGGTATCGGCGAAAAAATCGACGAGATGGAAGCCTTCCATCCTGATCGTATCGCCAACCGTATTCTTGGCATGGGCGATGTCGTCAGCCTGGTTGAAAAGGCTGCCGAAAACATCAAGGCCGAAGACGCCGAGAAAATGGCCAAGAAGCTGCGCAAGGGTCAGTTTGACCTGAACGACCTTCTGGCACAGCTCAAACAGCTTCAGAAAATGGGTGATCTTTCCGGCATCATGGGGATGCTGCCGGGCATGGGCGCGCTGAAAAAACAGATGTCGCAGACCAAGCTTGATCCCAAACTTCTGACCCACCAGGAAGCGATCATCCTGTCGATGACGCCGAAAGAACGTGAAAACCCGGCCCTGATCAAGGCATCGCGCAAAAAGCGTATTGCCGCTGGCTGTGGTCTGAGCGTTCAGGACGTGAACAAGCTTCTGAAGCAGTACCAGACCATGTCCACCATGATCAAAAAGATGGGCAAGATGGGCAAAAAGGGTCTGTTTGGTGGCATGCCGAAAATGGACCCGGCAATGCTTGAGGGCGGCGATATGCCCGACCTCAACAACTTGCCAAAAGGATTTACCGGTGGCGGGGGCGGTTTGCCGCCCGGGTTGCCGGGATTGGGAGGCGGCGGTGGCTTGCCTCCGGGATTCCCGGGGTTCGGCAAAAAGAAATAGCCAAGCCCCCGGTTCTGAAATGGGTTCTTCAAGAATTCCTCTTAGGAACCAAAACCGGCCCACAAAGCCGGATCAAAGACCAAGTGAATAGGCCCCTCGGGGTCATGATTTAGAAGACTACAAACCCAAGCTGAAAGGAACTTATCCGAATGGCTGTCAAGATTCGTCTTTCCCGTGGCGGTGCCAAGAAGCGTCCGTACTACCGTATCGTAGTTGCTGACGTTCGTGCCCCGCGTGACGGCAGCTTCATCGAGCGCGTCGGTACCTACGACCCGATGCTCCCGAAGGATGCTGACAACCGCGTAACCTTCAAAGAAGAGCGCATCAAATACTGGCTGTCCGTTGGCGCACAGCCGACCGATCGTGTTGCACGTTTCCTGGGCAAAGCTGGCCTTGCTGACGCGTTCAAACCGACCGAACAGCCGCAGAAGTCTGCTCCGAAAGCGAAAGCTCAGGAACGTCTTCGTGAGAAAGCTGAGAAAGCCGAAGCTGCTGCTGCCGCTGCTGCGGAAGCCGCTGCCGAAGCAGCAGCACCTGCTGAAGAAGAAGCTGCAGGCGAGTAATCGCTGAAGGCACGCTTTGATCAGATACCGGAAACTTGTGAACCGAAATGGCTGATACCCGCAAATCCAAAAACGACGAAGCTTATGTCTGCGTCGGCATGATCACCGCCCCGCACGGGGTGCGTGGTGCCGTGCGCGTCAAAAGCTATACCGTCGATCCGGATAACCTTGTCGGTTACGGCCCGTTGTTCGACGCCAAGGGACGCGTGAAATACAAGCTGTCTCCTGTCGGACATGTCCGCGACCAGTTGATCGCCAAGATCGAAGGTGTGGACGACCGGGACGCTGCCGAACGGCTGCGGGGCACCAAGCTGCATGTACCGCGTGCTGCACTGCCTGACACGGTTGAAGAAGATGAATTCTACCTTGCTGACCTTGTCGGTCTGAAAGCGTTCCACATTGATGGTTCGGTTTTTGGCACAGTACGGGGTGTGGCTGATTTTGGCGCTGGCGACGTAATCGAAGTCGCGCTTGAAGAAGCCAAGAACAAGGTCGTTGTTCTTCCCTTCACCAAGGAAGTCGTGCCCGAGGTCATTCTTTCGGAACGCAAGATGGTGGTAAATCCGCCCGAGGGGCTACTGCAGGATGAGGACGGACCCGGTAATCGTAACCGTCGTCCGAACAAACCCCGCAAGGACTCTCAGGCCGACCGCGATTCTGATGCCGTTACTGCCGATGCAGTAGGCGCGGAAACCGCGACCGGCAGCGGGAAGGAGGCCTGATCGATGTCTGTGTGGCAGGCAAAAGTTGCAACCCTGTTCCCGGAAATGTTTCCGGGTGTGCTTGGTCAGTCTTTGGCTGGCAAGGCGCTTGAAAACGGGATTTGGTCGCTTGATGTCAAAGACATCCGCGATCATGCAACCGACCGCCACCGCACTGTAGACGACAATCCCTTCGGGGGCGGGGCCGGCATGGTCATGCGCCCGGATATTGTCGACGCCGCCCTGCGTGAATTGCGTGGCTCTGCACCGCAGTTGCCGCTGATTTATCTCAGCCCGCGGGGAAAAGTGCTGAACCAGAAACGCTGCCGCGAATTGGCAGCAGGCCCGGGTGCCATCCTGCTTTGCGGTCGTTACGAAGGTATCGACCAACGGGTTCTGGATGAACACGAGGCCGAGGAAATCAGCATCGGTGATTACATCCTCATGGGCGGCGAACTGCCGGCCATGGTCCTGATTGAATCGTGCATTCGCCTCATCGAGGGAACGGTCAACAAGACCGAGTCTGTCGACGAGGAAAGCTTTGAAACCGGGTTGCTTGAATATCCGCATTACACGCGCCCGGCCAACTGGAACGGGCGTGAAGTGCCGGAGATCTTGCTTTCCGGACATCATGCCAAGGTACAAGCCTGGCGGCATGCTCAGGCAGAAGAAATTACCCGCGCGCGACGCCCGGACCTTTGGGACCGGTACGTGGCAAACGGGAACATCAAAGAGGGTTAAACCATGACCAACATCATCCAGCAGCTCGAGAAAGAGCAGCTCGACAAAATCGTTGCGCAGCGCGAAGTTCCGGAATTCGATGCAGGTGATACCGTCCGTGTACACCTGAAAGTCGTTGAAGGTACCCGTGAGCGTATCCAGCAGTTCGAAGGCGTATGCATTGCGCGTAAGAACCGCGGCCTGAACTCTTCCTTCACCGTGCGTAAAATCGCATCGGGCGAAGGCGTTGAGCGTATCTTCCAGTCGTACTCCCCGGCCATCGACAAAATCGAAGTCGTTCGCCGCGGTGACGTACGTCGCGCGAAACTCTACTACCTTCGTGGTCGTACCGGTAAATCTGCACGTATCGCCGAGCAGACCACCGGCCACAAAGGCAAACTGACCGCCGAAGAACGCAAGAAGAAGTAAGTCTTCGCTGTTCTCAGCATCAGAACAAAGACGGGCTCACCTTCGGGTGGGCCCGTTTTCGTTTCCAGCCCCTGGTCCGGGCGAGATCAAAAATCAACAAATACACTCAGTGGTTGCATTATAGCGAATCGCCAGATTTAACCTCAAACAATGCAGTTCCGCAGAAATCCGACGATAAATTTATCAGCTTTCATTATATCAGATATCCCTTACCTATATCGTTAAACGCTGATTTGGCTACTCTGGGATGCTGCAAAATGGCGCACTCTATTTAAAAGTGTGCATCATTCAAAAACACGCGCCCGATACCTTGCGATTTGGAAGGTGGCGTGTATAAAGGCACTCCCGCGGCAAAAACGAACAAACCCGCGTGGTTCTGGATAATAAAATTTCGCAAACCGGATAAAGCCGGTTGCGCCGGAGAAACGCCAAGCCCCACCCGCCGTCAAAAGCAGGTATTGCCGCGATCTTCGTCCCATTCAGAACCGCACCCAGCGGCTTGATCGTTGCTGCTCAAAAGATCGATGTATTATGAGGAGGTCGAGATGGGTCAACCTAAAACCCTTTTTGACAAGATTTGGGAAAGCCATGTGGTCGACACGCAGGATGATGGTACCTGCCTGCTTTATATTGACCGTCATCTCGTCCACGAAGTGACCAGCCCGCAGGCCTTCGAAGGTCTGCGCAATTCAGGCCGCAAAGTGCGCCATCCGGAATTGACGCTCGCCGTGCCGGATCACAACGTTCCGACCTCTGACCGTTCCGAAGGCATCAAGGAAGAAGACAGCCGCATTCAGGTTGAAACCCTTGATCAGAACGCCAAGGATACCGGCATTCACTATTTCCCGATGAACGATCTCCGTCAGGGCATCGTGCACATTGTCGGCCCGGAAGAAGGCTTTACCCTTCCCGGTGTGACCATGGTTTGTGGTGACAGCCACACCTCGACCCACGGCGCATTTGGCGCGCTGGCATTCGGTATCGGTACGTCCGAAGTTGAACACGTTCTGGCCACCCAGACGCTGGTTCAGAAGCCGGCCAAAAACATGCTGGTCAAGGTCGAAGGCGATCTGCATCCGGGCGTGACCGCCAAGGACATCACCCTGGCGATCATCGGTCGTATCGGCACTGCTGGCGGTACCGGCTATGTCATCGAATATGCTGGCTCGGCCATCCGTTCGCTGTCGGTTGAAGGCCGCATGACGGTCTGCAACATGTCGATCGAAGGCGGCGCACGCGCTGGCCTGATCGCCCCGGACGAGAAAACCTTTGAATATATCAAGGGCCGCCCGATGGCCCCGAAAGGTGCCGCGTTCGAGCAGGCTGTTGAATACTGGAAGACCCTGCCGTCTGACGAAGGTGCACATTACGACAAGATTGTCGAAATCGATGCCGCCGAAATCGTCCCGCAGGTTACCTGGGGCACCAGCCCGGAAGACGTCGTTCCGGTTACCGGCACCGTTCCGTTCCCGTCTGACGGCAAGGATGCTGGCAAGCAAAAGGCCATTGCCCGTTCGCTGGAATATATGGGTCTGACCGCTGGCACCCCGATCGAGGAAATCAAGATCGACCGCGTCTTTATCGGTTCTTGCACCAATGGTCGTATCGAAGACCTGCGTGCTGTTGCCGAAGTCGCCAAGGGCCGCAAGGTTGCCGAAACCGTCAATGCCATGATCGTTCCGGGCTCCGGCCTTGTGAAAGAACAGGCAGAGGCAGAAGGTCTGCATGAAATCTTCATCGAAGCAGGCTTTGACTGGCGTGAGCCGGGCTGCTCGATGTGTCTGGCGATGAACCCGGACCGTCTGGAACCGGGCGAGCGTTGCGCTTCGACCTCGAACCGTAACTTCGAAGGCCGTCAGGGCCGTGGTGGTCGTACCCACCTCGTCAGCCCGGCCATGGCAGCTGCGGCTGCGATCACCGGTCATCTGACCGACATTCGCAAACTCGGTTAAGGAAGGTTCCCCATGGCCGATCACACATTGATCAATTTCCGCGAAAGTGCCCCTCGTCTGGGCCGCGCACCGGTGCTTGAGCACCTCCTGCCGCAACTGACCGGCATCAACCTGCCGGACTTCGTGGCCCAGGAACTCGACGCGACCGAAGAATTGATCGAAGCACTCGGTCTGGCCTGGGAAACTGGAAGCAAGGGATAAGATAATGGAAAAATTCACCAAGCTCACCGGTGTTGCAGCACCGCTGCCGATGATCAATGTCGATACCGACATGATCATTCCCAAACAGTTCCTCAAAACCATCAAACGTTCGGGCCTTGGCAAGAACCTGTTTGATGAAATGCGTTACGACGATAACGGCAACGAAATTCCGGATTTCGTTCTGAACAAACCGGCCTATCGCAATGCCAAGATCCTTGTATCGGGTGACAATTTCGGCTGTGGTTCCTCGCGTGAACACGCGCCCTGGTCGCTGCTTGATTTCGGCATTCGCTGCGTGATCGCACCAAGCTTTGCCGACATTTTCTATAACAACTGCTTTAAGAACGGCATCCTTCCGATCCGTCTGCCGCAGGAAGATGTCGACAAGCTGATGGCCGATGCAGAACGCGGTGCCAATGCTACCGTCACCGTTGATCTTGAAAATCAGGAAATCACCGGTCCGGACGGCGGCTGCATCAAGTTTGAAGTCGAAGAATTCCGCAAGCATTGCCTGCTGAATGGCCTCGACGACATTGGCCTGACCCTGCAGAAGGCCGATGCCATCAACGATTTCGAAGCCAAGCGCGCTGCATCGCAGCCCTGGCTGTCGCTGTAATTGCAAAAACGGGCGGCAAACATCGGTTTGCCGCCCGTTTTCTGATCGTTACGGGGTGAGCGGCCCCAAAAAATATGGGAAGGAAGCATTTATGAGCACCACCAAAAAAGTACTGATGCTGCCAGGCGACGGAATTGGCCCGGAAGTCATGCGTCAGGTTCAGCGCGTCATGGACTGGATGGCAAAAAAGCGCAGCGTGAATTTCGAAATCACCGAAGGTCTGATCGGCGGCGCATCCATTGATGCCCATAAAAACCCGCTGACCGACGAAACGCTTGCGGATGCAATGGCAGCCGACGCTGTTTTGCTGGGTGCTGTTGGTGGTCCGAAATGGGACGACATGCCGTTCGACATCAAACCGGAACGTGGCTTGCTCAAGATCCGTAAAGAAATGGGCCTGTTCGCCAACCTGCGTCCGGCACTGGTGTTTGACGCCCTTGTTGGTGCATCGACGCTTAAAGAAGACGTCGTTAAGGGTCTTGATATCATGATCCTGCGTGAACTGACCGGTGGCATCTATTTCGGTCAGCCGCGCGGCATCGAAGAACGCGACGGTGTCCGTCACGGCTTCAACACGCTGGTCTATTCCGAGCCGGAAGTCGAACGCATCGCGCGCGTTGCCTTTGACATGGCAATGAAACGTAACAAGCGCCTGTGCTCTGTCGATAAGGCGAACGTTCTGGAATCCACCGTTCTGTGGCGCGAAGTTGTCGAACGTGTTGCCAAGGACTTCCCGGAAGTCGAACTGAGCCACATGTATGTCGATAACGCCGCCATGCAGCTGGTGCGTAATCCGAAACAGTTTGACGTGATGGTCACCACCAACATGTTTGGCGACATTCTTTCCGATTGTGCCGCCATGCTGACCGGGTCTCTCGGCATGCTGCCGTCTGCATCCCTTGGTGCGGCAGATTCAAACGGTGCGCGCAAGGCGCTTTACGAGCCGGTACACGGCTCCGCCCCAGACATCGCCGGTCAGGACATCGCCAACCCGCTGGCAACCATCCTGTCCTTCGCCATGATGCTGCGTTATTCGTTTGACATGGGCGACGATGCCACCCTGATCGAAGACGCAGTACAAAACGTCCTTAAGGGCGGCCTGCGTACCGGCGACATTATGCAGCCGGGCATGGCCAAGGTCTCGACCACGGTTATGGGTGAGTCGCTGATCAGCGAACTCGACAAGCTCGTCTGATCGTTTAAAGCGATCCCGATATTAAAAAGGCCGGATAGTTATCCGGCCTTTTTGCATTAATGGGTGATCTCGACGGCGTCGGCAAGAATGCCGGAAAACAGCGCCAGCTTGTCCGGGTTTCGATGAACAAACAGATCGACAATCTTCCCGTCGCGTTCGGTCGCGCAGAGTGCGGTGGCCACAACACCGTCCTCGGCCATAAGGATCCAGCATTGATCCTTGATCGTGACACCAAAGATACGCTCACCCGGACTGCGCTTGCCCCAGACACCAAGAAAGAACCGCGACACATGATCGGCGCCAAACAGCGGATTTGCCGTCGCCAGTGCCTTGCCGCCACCATCGGAATGCAAAATCACGTCAGGTGCCAGCAGATCTAGCAACCGGCCAACGTCACTCGTCCCGATGGCCGTGACAAACGCATCCAGCCGATCCCGGTCACACGCCGTTGCATTTGGTTCGGGCGTCGCATCGCGATCACTGTCGCGCTGCATCTTGCGGCGGGCGCGGAACAGGATCTGACGGGTATTGTTCGGCGTGCGTTCGATCAGCGGGGCTATATCGTCATGCATCCAGTCAAAAACTTCATGCAGCACAAGCGCCACACGCTCCACCGGAGCAAGACGTTCAAGCATCAACATATAAGCCTGCCCGAGGCCGTCCTGTTCGATCAGTTGCGTTTCGGCTCTGGGTTGTTCGGGCTGCAACCACGGCTCAGGCAGCCAGTGACCGACATAGTTTTCGCGCTGTCGCCGGGCGGATTTCAAAACATCGAGGCAGATATTGCTGCACACCCGGACAAGCCAGCCGGTGGCGTCATTGATCGTCTCAAGATCCTGATTGCGCCACCGCAACCAGACATCCTGAACCGCATCCTCGGCATCGGCGTGACTGCCCAGCATACGATAAGCCAACGCGGTCAACCGTGCCCTGTGTTGTTCAAAAATCCGATCTGCCACAGATGTCCCACCAAACGCGTGAAGCGATACGGGGAAATCCCGTATCGCTGTGTGTCTCCGATTGTAAGGGGTTTTTACGCCTCCGTCAGGAAGCTTGCGACGATCATGCAAATTCATGCTGCGCGATGCCCAACCGGTTCCACGCATTCATCGTGGCAATGATGCAGGTCAGCTCCGAAATCTCGGCTTCCTCGAAATGATCAAGAAGCACGCGATGGCATTTCGAAATCGTGACTTGGCATTCTGCCCGGGTCAGGCATTCGGCCCATGCCAGTGCCGCACGCTCTGCCTCGTTGAACCCTTCGGCACCCTGCCAAACCGGCAACATCGCAAGCTTGACCGGATCCCCGCCATGTTTGGCAAAGCTGTCGGAATGCATCCGAACACAATAGGCACAGCCATTGATCTGCGACACCCGACATTCAATAAGGTCACGCAGGACCGGCGCAATCAGCGGGTTTTCGCCAAGCTTGGTGGCAAGGTCAAACTGGGCCTGGAACAGTTTCGGACTGACTTCATGAAAGGCAAAGCGGGTCATGGCAATTCTCCTTGGTGACACGAAGGTAAACGGGGGAAAAATTCCCCCTCTGCCCACAAGGACGAAACACGGGCGGCCCGCGTTACACGACCCGCCCGCAAAATTCGAAATTTATGAAATCAGCAATCAGGGATTTCAGACGATACCCGCATCCGCAAGCGCGCGGGCGACATTGTCATGCATCACCCATGTCCAGTCCTCGCCATCGCTTTGCGTTCCCTCGGCAAGGGTGAATATCGCCGCCAGATAATCACTGACATCACTCT encodes the following:
- the sigJ gene encoding RNA polymerase sigma factor SigJ; translation: MHDRRKLPDGGVKTPYNRRHTAIRDFPVSLHAFGGTSVADRIFEQHRARLTALAYRMLGSHADAEDAVQDVWLRWRNQDLETINDATGWLVRVCSNICLDVLKSARRQRENYVGHWLPEPWLQPEQPRAETQLIEQDGLGQAYMLMLERLAPVERVALVLHEVFDWMHDDIAPLIERTPNNTRQILFRARRKMQRDSDRDATPEPNATACDRDRLDAFVTAIGTSDVGRLLDLLAPDVILHSDGGGKALATANPLFGADHVSRFFLGVWGKRSPGERIFGVTIKDQCWILMAEDGVVATALCATERDGKIVDLFVHRNPDKLALFSGILADAVEITH
- the rimM gene encoding ribosome maturation factor RimM (Essential for efficient processing of 16S rRNA), translated to MADTRKSKNDEAYVCVGMITAPHGVRGAVRVKSYTVDPDNLVGYGPLFDAKGRVKYKLSPVGHVRDQLIAKIEGVDDRDAAERLRGTKLHVPRAALPDTVEEDEFYLADLVGLKAFHIDGSVFGTVRGVADFGAGDVIEVALEEAKNKVVVLPFTKEVVPEVILSERKMVVNPPEGLLQDEDGPGNRNRRPNKPRKDSQADRDSDAVTADAVGAETATGSGKEA
- the rplS gene encoding 50S ribosomal protein L19, whose translation is MTNIIQQLEKEQLDKIVAQREVPEFDAGDTVRVHLKVVEGTRERIQQFEGVCIARKNRGLNSSFTVRKIASGEGVERIFQSYSPAIDKIEVVRRGDVRRAKLYYLRGRTGKSARIAEQTTGHKGKLTAEERKKK
- the trmD gene encoding tRNA (guanosine(37)-N1)-methyltransferase TrmD — protein: MSVWQAKVATLFPEMFPGVLGQSLAGKALENGIWSLDVKDIRDHATDRHRTVDDNPFGGGAGMVMRPDIVDAALRELRGSAPQLPLIYLSPRGKVLNQKRCRELAAGPGAILLCGRYEGIDQRVLDEHEAEEISIGDYILMGGELPAMVLIESCIRLIEGTVNKTESVDEESFETGLLEYPHYTRPANWNGREVPEILLSGHHAKVQAWRHAQAEEITRARRPDLWDRYVANGNIKEG
- the ffh gene encoding signal recognition particle protein — translated: MFEGLSDRLGGVLDKLRKRGALKESDVKEAMREVRVALLEADVALPVVKTFISNATERAVGADVLRSVTPGQMVVKIVHDELKNMLGEGEEINLASTPPVPILMVGLQGSGKTTSSAKIALNLTKKRNKKVLLASLDIYRPAAQQQLKVLADDNGLGILPIVMGEKPVSIAKRAMDTGRKEGYDAVILDTAGRLHIDMELMSEVAQIRDAVNPVETLLVTDAMTGQDSVNVAKEFADKVGITGIVLTRVDGDARGGAALSMRQITGCPIKMIGIGEKIDEMEAFHPDRIANRILGMGDVVSLVEKAAENIKAEDAEKMAKKLRKGQFDLNDLLAQLKQLQKMGDLSGIMGMLPGMGALKKQMSQTKLDPKLLTHQEAIILSMTPKERENPALIKASRKKRIAAGCGLSVQDVNKLLKQYQTMSTMIKKMGKMGKKGLFGGMPKMDPAMLEGGDMPDLNNLPKGFTGGGGGLPPGLPGLGGGGGLPPGFPGFGKKK
- the rpsP gene encoding 30S ribosomal protein S16 — protein: MAVKIRLSRGGAKKRPYYRIVVADVRAPRDGSFIERVGTYDPMLPKDADNRVTFKEERIKYWLSVGAQPTDRVARFLGKAGLADAFKPTEQPQKSAPKAKAQERLREKAEKAEAAAAAAAEAAAEAAAPAEEEAAGE
- a CDS encoding carboxymuconolactone decarboxylase family protein; its protein translation is MTRFAFHEVSPKLFQAQFDLATKLGENPLIAPVLRDLIECRVSQINGCAYCVRMHSDSFAKHGGDPVKLAMLPVWQGAEGFNEAERAALAWAECLTRAECQVTISKCHRVLLDHFEEAEISELTCIIATMNAWNRLGIAQHEFA
- the leuB gene encoding 3-isopropylmalate dehydrogenase, with the protein product MSTTKKVLMLPGDGIGPEVMRQVQRVMDWMAKKRSVNFEITEGLIGGASIDAHKNPLTDETLADAMAADAVLLGAVGGPKWDDMPFDIKPERGLLKIRKEMGLFANLRPALVFDALVGASTLKEDVVKGLDIMILRELTGGIYFGQPRGIEERDGVRHGFNTLVYSEPEVERIARVAFDMAMKRNKRLCSVDKANVLESTVLWREVVERVAKDFPEVELSHMYVDNAAMQLVRNPKQFDVMVTTNMFGDILSDCAAMLTGSLGMLPSASLGAADSNGARKALYEPVHGSAPDIAGQDIANPLATILSFAMMLRYSFDMGDDATLIEDAVQNVLKGGLRTGDIMQPGMAKVSTTVMGESLISELDKLV
- the leuC gene encoding 3-isopropylmalate dehydratase large subunit, translated to MGQPKTLFDKIWESHVVDTQDDGTCLLYIDRHLVHEVTSPQAFEGLRNSGRKVRHPELTLAVPDHNVPTSDRSEGIKEEDSRIQVETLDQNAKDTGIHYFPMNDLRQGIVHIVGPEEGFTLPGVTMVCGDSHTSTHGAFGALAFGIGTSEVEHVLATQTLVQKPAKNMLVKVEGDLHPGVTAKDITLAIIGRIGTAGGTGYVIEYAGSAIRSLSVEGRMTVCNMSIEGGARAGLIAPDEKTFEYIKGRPMAPKGAAFEQAVEYWKTLPSDEGAHYDKIVEIDAAEIVPQVTWGTSPEDVVPVTGTVPFPSDGKDAGKQKAIARSLEYMGLTAGTPIEEIKIDRVFIGSCTNGRIEDLRAVAEVAKGRKVAETVNAMIVPGSGLVKEQAEAEGLHEIFIEAGFDWREPGCSMCLAMNPDRLEPGERCASTSNRNFEGRQGRGGRTHLVSPAMAAAAAITGHLTDIRKLG
- the leuD gene encoding 3-isopropylmalate dehydratase small subunit, with product MEKFTKLTGVAAPLPMINVDTDMIIPKQFLKTIKRSGLGKNLFDEMRYDDNGNEIPDFVLNKPAYRNAKILVSGDNFGCGSSREHAPWSLLDFGIRCVIAPSFADIFYNNCFKNGILPIRLPQEDVDKLMADAERGANATVTVDLENQEITGPDGGCIKFEVEEFRKHCLLNGLDDIGLTLQKADAINDFEAKRAASQPWLSL